Proteins from a genomic interval of Cucumis melo cultivar AY chromosome 7, USDA_Cmelo_AY_1.0, whole genome shotgun sequence:
- the LOC127150248 gene encoding uncharacterized protein LOC127150248: protein MGGCASKPKGMDLHPTEVPTTPTNEPQPQSQPKATETITQGNNDGGENASTTLVDLSKSFEPKQDEAVGDVKLKSAPRVSNYDKSTTPNLTHDEKVEGIAKETEDKNEAIVQNTQTKEGHPRTTFGADAAKSDATPTPTSEHKTMAPLDVAI from the exons ATGGGAGGTTGTGCGAGCAAACCCAAGGGTATGGATCTCCACCCAACCGAGGTTCCCACTACACCCACAAACGAGCCCCAGCCCCAGTCCCAGCCAAAGGCAACTGAGACCATTACTcag GGAAACAATGATGGAGGTGAGAATGCATCTACAACATTGGTGGACCTGTCCAAGTCCTTCGAACCAAAACAGGATGAAGCTGTTGGAGATGTTAAGCTCAAGTCAGCCCCTAGAGTTTCTAATTATGATAAATCGACTACTCCTAACCTTACCCATGACGAGAAAGTCGAAGGCATTGCCAAAGAAACAGAGGACAAGAATGAAGCTATTGTCCAAAACACTCAGACCAAGGAGGGCCACCCTAGGACGACGTTTGGTGCCGATGCTGCCAAATCAGATGCCACTCCAACTCCAACTTCTGAACACAAAACCATGGCACCTCTTGATGTAGCAATCTAA
- the LOC107991954 gene encoding uncharacterized protein LOC107991954 has product MILFSAPPVSIVFFFSLLIFVFAVRSEDVSSAIRLPSEATNNDGDVDLCPVSVPSYCPVKCFRTDPVCGVDGVTYWCGCADALCSGVKVAKMGFCEVGNGGSAPIPGQALFLVHILWLIILGVSVLFGLF; this is encoded by the coding sequence ATGATTCTCTTCTCCGCACCTCCGGTTTCCatcgttttcttcttttcacTCCTCATCTTCGTCTTTGCAGTCCGATCTGAGGATGTTTCCTCCGCCATCCGCTTGCCTTCTGAAGCCACCAATAACGACGGCGATGTAGATCTCTGTCCTGTGTCGGTCCCCTCTTATTGTCCCGTGAAATGCTTTAGGACGGACCCCGTCTGCGGGGTTGATGGCGTTACCTATTGGTGTGGTTGTGCCGATGCTCTGTGTTCAGGTGTCAAGGTCGCCAAGATGGGATTTTGTGAAGTCGGCAACGGCGGTTCTGCGCCTATTCCCGGCCAGGCCCTCTTTCTGGTGCATATTTTGTGGTTGATCATCCTTGGAGTTTCCGTCTTGTTTGGACTCTTCTGA